A DNA window from Acidimicrobiia bacterium contains the following coding sequences:
- a CDS encoding P1 family peptidase, whose translation MPGVRVGHWTGDATGVTVVVFPPDTVASCEIRGGAPATRETALLEPHRTVEHVDAIVLSGGSAFGLAAADGVMRALAEAGRGFMTRGGPVPLVPAAAIFDLVTSGGVTPGPEEGRAALAAALREPGARLQIGRVGAGRGATIGKWRGGEYAVPGGLGSASARDGDVVVGALVVVNAVGDVLGEDGQVLAGSTAPDDAPAFPAVRPFEEAGNTTLAIVATNARCTKLECRLLAESAHHGLVRAIHPSHTRHDGDIAFAAATGAVEANVDRLRLLATEVTAAAVRSAVA comes from the coding sequence GTGCCCGGGGTGCGCGTCGGTCACTGGACGGGTGACGCGACCGGCGTGACCGTCGTTGTGTTCCCGCCCGACACGGTCGCTTCGTGCGAGATCCGCGGTGGCGCGCCGGCGACGCGCGAAACCGCGCTCCTCGAACCGCACCGCACGGTCGAGCATGTCGACGCGATCGTGTTGTCGGGCGGGTCGGCGTTCGGGCTCGCCGCGGCCGACGGCGTGATGCGGGCGCTGGCGGAGGCCGGTCGCGGGTTCATGACGCGGGGTGGGCCGGTGCCGCTCGTCCCGGCGGCAGCGATCTTCGACCTGGTCACGTCGGGCGGCGTCACACCTGGCCCGGAGGAGGGCCGCGCCGCGCTCGCGGCGGCATTGCGTGAGCCTGGTGCCAGGCTCCAGATCGGGCGCGTGGGCGCGGGTCGTGGAGCCACGATCGGCAAGTGGCGCGGCGGGGAATACGCGGTGCCCGGAGGGCTCGGTTCGGCGAGCGCACGCGATGGCGACGTGGTGGTCGGCGCGCTGGTGGTCGTGAACGCGGTCGGTGACGTGCTCGGCGAGGACGGTCAAGTGCTCGCCGGTTCGACCGCGCCCGACGACGCGCCCGCGTTTCCGGCGGTCCGCCCGTTCGAAGAGGCCGGTAACACCACGCTGGCAATTGTCGCCACGAACGCGCGCTGCACGAAGCTCGAGTGCCGGCTACTTGCCGAGAGCGCGCACCACGGCCTCGTCCGGGCGATTCACCCGTCCCATACCCGCCACGACGGCGACATCGCGTTCGCCGCTGCGACGGGCGCGGTCGAGGCGAACGTCGACCGTTTGCGCCTACTGGCCACCGAGGTCACGGCCGCCGCGGTCCGTTCTGCGGTCGCGTAA
- a CDS encoding NAD(P)H-hydrate dehydratase, whose amino-acid sequence MEPVLTPEAMGRADQRTIEGGTPVAVLMERAGRAVAWEARRVARGCYGRRAVVVCGKGNNGGDGLITAATLESWGMRAHVVELAAGVDRRALTRALARADLAIDAMYGTGFRGALEGDAAWFVDELSAWGGPVVAVDIPSGVDGLTGEVQGTAVRANSTVTFAARKPGLVFEPGRSHAGRITVAQIGIDLGDDGADLPQIALFEANDVRHALPPRAPTAHKWAAGVMVVGGSGGMTGAPMFVSHAAMRAGAGIVWCGLPGDDAANRAGGTEVITRALPATPEGALALLAADAVLADIARFRALALGPGLGLDPAVRGAVCALVAEARVPLVLDADGLNALNGDLEPLRARQTLGVPTVLTPHDGEYARLAGEPVGDDRIAAATRLADRSGAVVLLKGPGTVIAAPASGRIALNGTGSSALATAGSGDVLTGVIAAFLARGLPGFEAAACAAWVHGRAADRAAESMGATGVVAGDLLEALAPTIHDLALR is encoded by the coding sequence ATGGAACCGGTCCTCACGCCGGAGGCGATGGGACGCGCCGACCAGCGCACCATCGAGGGCGGCACGCCGGTCGCCGTGCTCATGGAGCGCGCTGGGCGGGCCGTCGCGTGGGAAGCGCGCCGAGTCGCCCGCGGGTGTTACGGGCGACGCGCGGTCGTGGTGTGCGGCAAGGGCAACAACGGTGGCGACGGTCTGATCACCGCGGCCACACTCGAGAGCTGGGGAATGCGCGCGCATGTCGTCGAGCTCGCGGCCGGAGTGGATCGGCGCGCCCTCACGCGCGCGCTCGCACGCGCTGATCTCGCGATCGACGCGATGTACGGCACGGGCTTTCGTGGCGCGCTCGAAGGCGACGCCGCCTGGTTCGTGGACGAGCTGTCGGCGTGGGGCGGACCCGTGGTCGCGGTCGACATCCCGTCGGGCGTCGACGGGCTCACCGGCGAGGTGCAAGGCACCGCGGTGCGGGCGAACAGCACCGTGACGTTTGCCGCACGCAAGCCGGGTCTCGTGTTCGAGCCGGGGCGGTCGCACGCCGGACGCATCACCGTTGCCCAAATCGGCATCGACCTCGGCGACGACGGCGCCGACCTGCCGCAGATCGCACTGTTCGAGGCGAACGATGTCCGCCACGCGCTCCCGCCGCGTGCGCCTACCGCGCACAAGTGGGCTGCGGGCGTGATGGTCGTCGGCGGTTCGGGCGGCATGACGGGCGCGCCGATGTTCGTGAGCCACGCGGCGATGCGCGCGGGCGCGGGAATCGTGTGGTGCGGTCTGCCGGGCGACGACGCCGCGAACCGCGCCGGAGGCACCGAGGTGATCACGCGCGCGCTGCCTGCCACACCCGAGGGTGCGCTCGCCCTTTTGGCCGCCGACGCGGTGCTCGCCGACATCGCGCGTTTTCGAGCGCTCGCGCTCGGCCCCGGTCTCGGGTTGGATCCAGCCGTGCGCGGGGCCGTATGCGCGCTCGTTGCCGAGGCGCGCGTGCCACTGGTGCTCGATGCCGATGGGCTCAACGCGTTGAACGGCGACCTCGAGCCGCTGCGCGCCCGACAGACGCTCGGTGTGCCCACCGTGCTCACACCTCACGACGGCGAGTACGCGCGTCTCGCGGGCGAGCCTGTGGGGGACGATCGCATCGCGGCGGCGACCCGGCTCGCTGATCGGAGCGGCGCGGTCGTGTTGTTGAAGGGGCCCGGAACCGTGATCGCAGCGCCGGCATCCGGCCGCATCGCGCTGAACGGCACCGGGAGCTCGGCGCTCGCGACCGCCGGCTCCGGCGACGTGCTCACCGGAGTGATCGCGGCCTTCCTCGCGCGCGGCCTGCCGGGTTTCGAGGCCGCGGCCTGCGCGGCGTGGGTGCACGGCCGTGCCGCTGACCGCGCGGCCGAGTCGATGGGCGCGACCGGAGTTGTCGCGGGCGATCTGCTGGAGGCTCTCGCACCCACGATCCATGATCTGGCTCTGAGATGA
- a CDS encoding alpha/beta hydrolase, translating into MGGALKRTGIAAGVTAGIGGAVYAGQRALAARLRHREDPDADDPLIPRFDEAIRIDCHDAGSLYVITRGDGPPVLFAHGVTLSSRVFAKQFDSFPEAGFRAIAFDGRGHGESTVGESGHSIDNLAEDVRSVLEHLDLRDAILVGHSMGGMAVQAFAIGHPDIARARVAGLVLMSTAARTVTSDARRLRGGLERMTSAVPNVGAIMRQRNFGLLVARMGFGDSPHPSHVEATRQMLAECSRETLRDASRAMLSLDLTEGLPSITLPTLVLVGTADVLTPPRDARQIASLIPHADLVEFTGAGHMLMYERAAEVDQIVIDFARERTGLPFRHGAGETPTRSGRAAAQ; encoded by the coding sequence GTGGGCGGCGCGCTCAAGCGCACCGGGATCGCCGCGGGAGTCACCGCTGGAATCGGTGGCGCGGTCTACGCGGGCCAGCGTGCCCTCGCCGCCCGACTGCGCCATCGGGAGGACCCCGACGCCGACGACCCGTTGATCCCGCGGTTCGACGAGGCGATCCGCATCGATTGCCACGACGCCGGAAGCCTCTATGTCATCACTCGGGGCGATGGTCCGCCGGTCCTGTTCGCGCACGGTGTCACGCTGTCGTCGCGCGTGTTCGCGAAGCAGTTCGACTCGTTCCCCGAAGCCGGCTTCCGCGCGATCGCCTTCGACGGACGTGGTCACGGCGAGTCCACGGTCGGCGAGAGCGGCCACTCGATCGACAACCTCGCCGAAGACGTGCGGAGCGTCCTCGAGCATCTCGACCTGCGCGACGCCATCCTCGTGGGCCACTCCATGGGCGGTATGGCGGTGCAGGCGTTCGCGATCGGTCATCCCGACATCGCGCGTGCTCGGGTGGCAGGGCTCGTGCTGATGTCGACGGCTGCTCGCACCGTCACGAGCGACGCCCGCCGACTGCGCGGTGGCCTCGAGCGGATGACGAGCGCGGTCCCGAACGTCGGCGCGATCATGCGCCAGCGCAACTTCGGCCTCTTGGTGGCTCGGATGGGATTCGGCGACTCGCCGCACCCGAGCCACGTCGAGGCGACGCGCCAGATGCTTGCCGAGTGCTCGCGCGAGACGCTCCGCGATGCGTCGCGCGCGATGCTGTCGCTCGATCTCACTGAGGGGCTACCGTCGATCACCCTCCCGACGCTCGTCCTGGTCGGCACCGCCGACGTACTCACTCCTCCGCGCGACGCGCGCCAGATCGCGTCTCTGATCCCTCACGCCGACCTCGTCGAGTTCACCGGCGCCGGACACATGCTCATGTACGAACGGGCCGCCGAGGTCGACCAGATCGTGATCGACTTCGCGCGCGAGCGCACCGGCCTTCCGTTCAGGCACGGAGCCGGGGAGACTCCGACCCGGAGCGGTCGCGCGGCCGCGCAATGA